The genomic interval TTTCAGCATTCTTCGTGTCATATTGGTCATTGAAGTTTTCTCTGTATTTACCGATAGTTGTAACAACAGCATCTACATCTTCTTTCTCAGGCATATCAAGAATAAAGTTTTCGATCTTAGTAACAACTTCATCAGTTTTGTCTAAACTGGTTCCGGGTGGAGTTTCCAAATTTATTACCAATGTTTGGGGTAACCTGCTTGAAAAAAACTGGAATTTAACAAGTCCCAATCTAACTGCTAATCCTGCTAAAGCCATAGCCGTGAACAAGATAAGAATAGTTCTACCGCGATATTTAAGTGCTTTTTTTACATTTCTCTGATATTTTTTTACTAACCACTCATAAAATTTTCCGGTTTTGTTTTTTTTCTTATGAAATTTCTTACCTCCCAGATCTACTACGTGAGAAGGAAGAATGATTAAACTTTCGAATAATGAACCAAATAACGCAAGAGAAACAACTATTGGAAAATACCTGAAAAACTTACCAATGGTTCCTTCCAAAAGCATAAGGGGGAAAAAAGCGGCAATCGTGGTTGCTACAGCTGCAACTACCGGCCACGAAATTTCTTTCGTACCTTTAATTGCTGCTTCTTTGGTGCTCAATCCCATTTCTCGATAACGATGAATATTTTCCAGTACGATGATGGCATCGTCAACTATCATTCCCAAAACTAGAATTAAGCCAAACAGGGTTAAATTATTTAAAGTTACATCCAACTGGTTCATCAGGATGAATGCCAGCAGGAAACTGAACGGAATTCCCCAGGCTGCAAACAAGGCATTCTTCCAACCTATAAAAAACCACAGAACTATGAAAACAAGAATAATTCCCATAATTGCGTTGTTACCAAGAGTATTCACACTGTTTCGCACCCTGATCGATCCATCGTTGCGAACTTCCACATTTAAGCCATCCACTCTTTTTTCAAATTCTTTTGCTTCTTCCCGAATGTCTTTCATCACGCTTATAATATTGCCATCAGCTTTTTTGTAAACTTCCACTGTAACAGCTTTTTCTGTATTCAATTTACTGATGGTCTGAGCTTCTTCCAAAGTATCTCGAACGGTTGCCACATCACCGATTCGCACAACTCCGCCACCTCTATCGGCGGTTACTACAAGCTCGCTTATCTGATCAATATTATCGAATTCTCCCATGGTGCGAATAAGAAAATCGGCATAACCAACTTTGATCGAACCACCTGGAGCATTCAGGTTTCGCATGCGAACAGCAGTAGAAAGATCATTCAGAGTTAGTCCGTACTGGGAAAGTTTTTGAATATTAGTATCGATCCAGATCTGGCGATCTCTGGTTCCGGCAATTTCCACTTTGGAAACATAATCCACATCCAGAACTTCTTCTTTGAAATCATCTGCCAGTTCACGCAGTGCATTATCGGAAAGATCGCCGCCCAAAGCTACCGTACACATTTCATTTACTTCTCGCATTTTGAGCTGGAGCAGATAAGGATCGTCGGCATCAGCCGGCAGGTCGTTCAGTTTATCCATTTCGGTGTTCAAGTTATCCCATGCATCATCGATATCGGCATTTGCATCCATCTGGATATAGACGATTGCTCTTCCTTCGGATGCTGTGGAAGTAATATAATCAACATCCTGCAAGTCAGAAATTTCATCTTCGATTTTTTTTACGACCAGTTCTTCCATTTCAGCTGGAGATACACCACGATAGCTTACCATAATATAAAAAGCACCGAAGTCTACAGCTGGAGCTTCCTCTTTCGGCATATTTATCAAAGTCATTACACCTAAAATGAACACGATGATCATGATCATATTGATAAGAACGCCATTTTCTACTGAGAATTTTGCTAAAGACATACTGCCTCCTGTTTTTGCCGAGAAGGCATGAAGTAACGTAAGTCGTTATTGAATATTGCATATTGCAGTAACCAATGAAAAGGTTTAATAGATAGAATACCTCTAAGAGAAACCGTTTTCAAGGTTCTATCTGTGTTGATCCGTGTTAATCTGTGAGCTAAATTCATATTATACTCCCTTAATTACTGAAACCACTGCGAACTTCTACCAGAGCATTTTCCGTTAAGCTGTCTATGCCGTCTATCACCAGCTTGTCTCCCACTTCTAATCCGGAAGTTATAATTACATTATTACTAACCTTCTCTCCAATTTCTACGATTTTGTGTTCAGCTCTGTTATCAGCATTGATCACATAAACAAATTGCTGATCATATTTTTCTCTCAAATTCTCAATAGAGGTATAAAGAACGTTTTCGAATGTGCTGGAAAAAATTCTGCCTTCCACAACCATTCCCGGGAACAGCTTTTTATCAGTGTTGGAAAGCAGGACCTCTATCGGATAATTATTGCCCTCAGTTTTAGGACGAATTCCTACGCCAGTTACTTTCCCATTATATTTATTTCCACTATACAAAATAGTTACAGTATCTCCTTTTTTTACATAAGGAATATCAGCTTCACTGATTCCTGTTTTAAGTATTAACTGTTTGGAATTAACAATGCCGGCGATCTGCATTCCCATGCTCACCATTTCACCGATTTCCAGGTTTAGTTCAGCAATATAACCGGAAACAGGCGAAGTAAATTCAGAATTTTCAAGACTTTTTCGAGCCATTTCCACTGAAGCCTTTAGCCCGTTATAATTTGCCTGGGCACTTTTGAGACTGCTTTTCGACTGTAGAAATTCACTTTCGGAAATCATCTCTTTATCATATAAATTTTTCGAAACATTGAAATTTATCGTTGCCGATTCCAGAGAAGCTTCAGCAGACAGGAGTTGAGCTTCAGCCTGCTTCAATTGGTTTTTAACATCACTATTGTCCAATCTTCCGATCGCATCACCTTTGTTCACCCAGTCTCCCAGATTCTTGAAGATCTCTATTACTTTACCATTTGATTCACTCAGCAGGTTGACGTCTGTAAAACCTTCCAGTTTTCCTGTAATACGGATGTATTTATCAAGATCACGCGGCTGCATATCCTGTACCATCACAATAATTGCATTTTCTTTTACTTCTCTATTGAATTGTCCGTTACCGGCAGGTTTTCCGCAGGAAGCCAGAAATAACACAATCAAACTGAAAGCTATTATCCATTTAATTCTAATCATTTTATTCTCCTTAAATATTTTCTATAAATTTATTTAAAACTTCTTCGTTATCAGTTCCCATCTGCTGAAGAAGAGTGGCTTTGGCAGTAAGATAATCATAAAAACTCTGTGCAGCTTGATTTTGAGCTGAGTTGTACATGATCTCTGCAGAGAGCAATTCATTTGCCGAGATCTGTCCATTGGAAAATCTTTCTTTCATCTGCTCGTAGGTCTGCCGTGAATATTCCAGAGAAATATCTGTTGAGTGCAATGTCTTAGCAGAAGCAACCAGATTCAGAACAGAACTTTTGATTGCCAGTTCCATACTATTCTCCAAAGATTTCAGTTCGAAGATTGATTGCTTCAATTGATAGCGGGAAGTAGCTACGTCCAGTCCATTATCCACAAGTGGAAAAATAGGAACTGAAAAATTCAGACTGAGTTGACCGCTGTTTTCATTCAGATCATTTTCAAAATCATATTTATCCCAACGTTTTAAATATTGCAGGTTCAAAGAGGGCAGAAAATTCCCGCCAGAAACCCACATTGATTTTCGATTCGTATTCACTCCGATGCGGGCGATATTCAAAGTTGGATTGCTTTCCAAGCCTTTTTGCAAAATTTTCTGAACCAGATTTTCCAAATCATTCATATCCTGATCTTTCAAGATCTCCAATTCAGACTCGTAATCTGTTTTGGCTACTTCCTCGATCTCATCGACATCATCCATTTGCAGAAAATTCATCAGATCTAACAAACTGTTTTCATAAAGCATCTGCATCTGCAGAAGATTAACTTCTTTAGTTGCCTGTTCTGCCTGCAGCTGCAATAATTCAGATTTAGAAATACTGCCGGCTTCATATTTTGCCTGTGCAATTTTTACATTCGTTTGGGAATTCTGTAAATTCAATTTAGCAATTTTTAATAGATCTCTGTTTTTAAGAACTGCAAAATATTTAGTTTTAACGTCTACTATTGTTTGCAGATATGAATTTTGGAAGGATTGCTGAGACATTTTGTGTGCATCTTTGCTGATGCTGGCTCCCAACCAGACCTTTCCACCATTAAAAATAGGTTGATTTACAATTAAACTATAATTTATGGAAGCATCATAATCTGATCCAAAGTTATTTTGTGTTTCATCAAAATAAGTGTAACTACCGCTAATTGTAGCAGATGGTGCAATCGACAAATAACTGCTCCACAAATTTGTTTTGCTGGCCTTTTTTGACTGCTCTGCTGCCAGAAGCTCCGGACTGTTCTGCAATGCTATCTGCTTTGCTTCTTCCAAACTGAGAGCCGACAAAGATACAAATGATACCAGCAGAATTATATTTAAAATTATTTTCATTCTTCCTCCGCAAAGTCGTTTTGATTTTCCGGCTTCAAAGCCGCTTTTCTCATTTCTGAAATTGTATTTATCTCCATTTCAAATATTTTTTTCATTTTGTTCATCATTATCTTCGCATAAAATGGAAGATTATCCATGTTTTTTTTGGAAAGGTTTTTGTGATGTTTCTTTTTCATCATTTGCACATGCTCGTTCAAGCATTTTTCATGATTATCTAAAGCTCTGATGAATTCATCTCGCGAAATATTCTTACGAATAAATCGTACTGCATTCCAGAAATCCATCGGAGAATTCCGCACATCTTCCTGGAACAAATAGTATCTTAAGATTTCCATAAATTTTTTCTTTCCAGAAGCAGTTATTGTAAAAACTTTTTTGGGAGGATTGTTATCTTCCTGTTTCTTCTTTCCCACGATGAAACCATGTTTTTCCAGACGTTGTAAAGCTTTATAAACCGATGCTGTTTTGACGCGAGTCCACAAAGTCAGTCCCCTCTTTTCGAAGAAGCTGACTATCTTATAACCATGCATCGGCTGGTGCTTTAGCAAACCCAGCACGACTAAATCTACTCTCGACATTTCACCTCCAATTATTACTATTCTAACTTTAAAGACATTAAAAGCAAATTTATCCTGCTTAATTTTCCAGTAATTTCAATTCAACTATTCCACTTTCCAATAGAGACACAAATTACAATTTGATAATATTGTCAAATATATTATTCGAAAGTAGAATATTCTGACGCAAAAAAAGCCTTCATGATCGAAGGCTTATATTTTGTAAAAAAAATATCTGTTATTATTAGTTTAATCTTACAACGTTTATTGCCTGATCACCTTTATCAGTTGCAGCAATATCGAATTCCACCGCTTCACCGTCTCTTAAAAATTTACGCTCATTTTCCACAGTATAAATTGCCTTCCAATGAACAAAATACTCTTTACCTTTCTCGTCTAAAACAAAGCCATAACCTTTGGCATCATTGAACCATTTTACTGTTCCTCTCATTTTTTTACCTCTCAAAATTTACCAGCAAAATATGTTTATCATATAAGCTGAATTACAGAAATTTTGTTGTTGAAAAAAACTTGCAAGCTTTTTATCTAATTATTTTGTTCAGAACTGAACGCACTTGTACATTTGTGTACGCAATTTCCTTAAAAGTAATAATTAACGATCTCCACATTTAGAAATTTTCACAAAAGATTTGTGATAATGATAAACAAAGCTTCTGCGTTATCGAGCAAACTGCTGAATTGAACTTACAAAAAACAAGATAAAAAAATTCTTTTCTGAATTTTAAGTGAATCCATATAATTGAAAAATAGTAAATTACCAAATTCAGACTATGATAAATATTTATTTGGCAGAGAAATTGCTTGGTTACTCAGCAAATAAAAAGTGTTAGGAGCAAGTTTTGAAAAAAGGAATTTTATTAACAATTTTACTCACACTTATTTCCCTCACATCTGCAGAATGGGTGCAGATATCAAATAGTTCAGATTTATTTTCAGCTTCTTCGGATGGAATGTCCACAATAATCAGTTTCAATTTGGATGGATTTGAAATGCAGAATATTACAGAACGAGGAGAAGAATTTCAGAAGATATCTTATCAGAATGAAGGTCATTTCTTAGCAGTTGGGATGCCATCCCTCCCACGCTTCAGTCGTTTAGTAGCCATTCCAGATTATGGAAATGTTCGATTACAAGTAAACATATTAGGAGAGCAGAGATATCAAAATGTAAAAGTTCTTCCGGCTCAGGAATTACAAAGTGAGAGCCAGCAGAACAGAAATGAATTTATTATCAACGATGATTTTTACAGAAGCTCAGAAGTATTTCCTACCCAGATCGCTGAAGTTGGCCAACCTGCGATTTTAAGAGATTTACGAGTTGTAAATGTTACAATAAATCCTTTCCAATATAATGCAGCAACAAATGAACTTGTTGTTTACAGTCAAGTAGAAGTAGAATTGATTCCGCAAAACGGTGCTGGCGAAAATATAAAAACAACAAACAGAAAATTATCGAGATTCTTTGAACCGCTTTACCAGTCTACAATATTAAATTATGATGATTTTTCTCTGCGGGAAGATGACTATCAAGATCCCTGTTATCTGTTTATCTATGCGGCAGGAAATGATGTTCTCGATAACCTGGAGTATATTTCTGACTGGAAACGGCAGAAAGGATTTGAAGTTCATGCAGTTAGTACTACAGAAACAGGCTCGGACTTGCAAGATGTGAAAGATTACATACAAAATGCCTATGACACTTGGCCAAATCCTCCTGAGTTTGTGTGTCTGGTTGGTGATGCCGGCCCTGGTGTGAATTATAACGTGCCAACTGCTCATTTGGATGGCGGCTATTATACTGGCGAGGGTGATCAATATTATAGTTTGCTGGAAGGGGATGATATTCTGGCAGATGTTCATCTGGGTAGATTATCGTTCAATAGTATTTCGGAATTACAGACTATCGCATCCAAAATTCTACATTACGAAAAAGAACCTTTTATCACAAATGTTGATTGGTATAATAAAACTCTGGTAGTAGGAGATCCAACTTTTTCGGGTACTTCATGTATCGACACCAAAATGAATGTTCGAGACATGGTCGCCTTGAACGCTCCTGATATGAATATCACAGAAGTTTATAACAATTCTCAAGGCAGCTGGCAAATGCAGATGAGCAGCAATATAAATAGTGGAGTCAGTTATTTTAATTATCGCGGTTTTGCCAATATGAGTGGATTTAACGTGAATCACATTTATGGACTCAATAATGGTTGGATGCTGCCTGCAGCTGTTTTTATCACTTGTATCACAGGTGATTTTGAAGGAACTATCGATTGTAGAAGCGAAGCTTTTTTGAAAGCAGGAACACCTTCCCAGCCGCAGGGAGCTATCGGTGCTATTGCCACTGCAACAGGAAATACTCACACTTGCTTCAATAACTGCGTAGATGCAGGAATTTATTATGGAATTTTTCAAGATAAAATATATAATCTTGGTGGTGCACTTAATAGAGGAAAACTGGCACTTTATATGAATTATCCTGGTAATCCTGGAAATCATGTAAACCAATTTTCATATTGGAATAACCTGATGGGAGATCCTGGTTGTGAGTTATGGACAGATGTTCCTCAGGATTTAAATGTAATTTATAATACAAACATTCCCCAAGGCAGCAATTTCATTCCTGTGCAAGTTACAGATTCATCTGGCAATCCTGTAGAGAATGCCTGGATCAGTATTTTGCAGGGAGATGACACGATCAGAGAAATAGCTTTTACCGATGCCAGCGGAAGCGCGGTTTTACCACTTCCCGATAATGCATCAGGAGAAGTAGACCTGACAGTGACAAAACATAATTTCATTCCACATTTAGGAAGTTTCGATATTCAGCAGGCAACCAGTTTTGTAGCTGTGGAATCTGTTCAGATAGACGATGACAACAGTGGAAATTCCAGTGGAAATGGAGATGGTGTAATCAATCCCGGAGAAACTATTGAACTGATCGTAACATTAAAAAATAACGGTACTCAAACTGCCAATAATGTAACCGCTGTCATCAGCACAGAGAATGATTTTATCACAATATCAGATGATTCGGAAACATTTGGAAATATCGCGGTGGGAGCTACTGCAAATTCGCTTGATGATTTTGATTTCAGCCTCGATGCTGATGTTCTGAACAGCGCTGAAATTGAATTGGAAATCATAATTATGCAAAGTGGCGATCCTTTCTGGATTGATACGATCTTTCTGCCAATCAGTGCAGCGGAAATCACCTTCCAGGATTTCACTATTGACGATGGTTCGAATGGAATTTTGGACCCTGGTGAAACTAGCCAAATGGAAATAACACTGGAAAACATCGGTTCAATCGATGCCGCCGACATCTGGGCTGAACTTGTCAGCACAGATAATATGATCGTGGTCAATGACAATTCAGGTTCTTTTGGAAATATTATAGCAGGCAGTTCAAGCACCAATAATGTAGATAATTTTGATTTAACTGCTCTCCCACCAACCGTACCAGGTTCTGTTTACACATTGCAATTAAATGTTTACAATGCAGATGGTTATCAGGATTGTCTGGAATTTGAAATTGAAATTGGAGAACCGAATATAGCCGATCCGACTGGACCAGATGCTGGTGGATATTACTGCTATGATGATGGAGATACCGATTATATGGAATGTCCGACTTATGACTGGATCGAGATCGATCCAAATTATGGCGGTAGTGGTACAATCATTAATTTCCTTGATCTGGGAAATTCCGGCCAGGTGGAGGAAGTTGACCTTCCATTTGATCTTTCATTTTACAATCAAGTTTATAATTCGATATCAATTTGTACAAACGGCTGGGCAGCACCTGGATCTTGTGATCTCACGTCATTTATGAACTGGACAATTCCCGGTCCACTCGGTCCATCACCGATTATAGCTCCATTCTGGGATGATCTGCTTGTGATCAATGGAGACGTAATCTATCAGTATTTTGATTCCATGCATATTTTCGTCATTGAATGGTCACGCGTGCTCAATGAATACAACAGCGATGAAGAAACATTTCAGATGATTATTTATGACCAGAATTATTATCCCACTTCCAACAGCAATAATATGATAAAATTTCAATACATGACTGTTAATAATGTAGATCAGGGTTCTTACGGAACTCCGCTGGTCGGACATGGTCAATATGCTACCGTAGGAATTGAAGATCATACCAGCACAATCGGTTTGGAATACACATTCAACAATACATATCCCAGTACAGCAAAAGAACTGGAAGATGAAATGGCAATTTTGTTCGCTGGAGAACCGATGGATTATGTGGAGCCTTTTTTAGTGTTGGGAGAGATCTCATTCAATGATGCAAACGGCAACGGAATACTGGAATATGGTGAAACTGCAGATATTCAAATTAACTTAAACAATCTGGGTCAAAATGTTGCTGACAACGTTTCGGCAGTGCTTACCAGTAACGATCAATTTGTAACAATTTATAATGATAACTCAAATTATGGAAATATCAGCGGGTATGGAACTGCTGTAAATCAAACCGATTTCTCAATCGAGATCTCTGAACTCTGCCCAAATGCGCATTACATTCCATTTGAATTGAACGTTTCCAGCAGCAATGATAATTGGACTCTATTCTTTTCATTAACGGCTTACGCTCCTGATATCCAGATAGCAGACAATATCATTTTGGATGGAAATAATCATATTTTAGATCCCGGTGAAACTGGTCAATTGCAGCTCACATTAGAAAATCAAGGTTTGTCTCCTGTAGAAAATGTTACTTTGCTCTGTTCAACAAATGACCCTTATTTCAATATTATTTCGGGTTCAATTACAATTGGCAATATGAATGCAGGTGAAATTCTGGATGTTTTTGTAGATATTTCTTTATCAAATGGTGCACCGATCCAACATGAAGGAACTATAGATTTAGATTTTTCCAGCAGTTCAAGCTATTCAGTTCAGCACGATTTATTGCTCTACGTATCTCAAGCTCTAGTCTCTGTTACAGAAGAATTCGCTATCTTTCCACCTATAGGTTGGGAAATTCAAACCGATCAAACAAACTCAGGAGGTTGGAGTTATTCCAATAGCAATGTAGCTGGTGGTGATTTTCCAGAAATTGCTGCTATCTGTATGCCAAACGAATTTTATGACGACTATCTGATAACACCGGTCATAAACACTCTGGGTTCTACAGAATTGGAACTTTCATTCCGTCATACACTGCTTGTTAATCTACGCAATTATACTGTCAGTATCGTCACAACAAGTGATGGTGAAAATTGGAATGAGTTCTGGAGCCAACCGGGTTCTACAATTCCACCTCAAATGGAAAATCTGATAGTAGATTCACCTGATGTTGGATCTGCCACTTTCCAACTTGCTTTCAGAGTTCTGGGCACAACAAATTATACTGTAGATGGCTGGATCATTGATGATTTTTCTTTATCTTCAATAGATTTAGAACCTCATGGCTTTATTATGGGAAATGTAACCTTGAATGGTGGGACTGGAAATATTCTGACTGTGGAAGTTTGGGCTGGAGATATTACCAAACATCCAGATGCCAACGGCGATTATCTTCTACCCGTTCCTGAAGGAACTTATGATGTGACAGCATTTTTACCTGGTTATGTTTCATCAACTGCTTCTGGCATAAACGTGCAGAATTGGCAAACAACCAATATTGATTTTGTTTTGGATGAAATAAATCCCAACAATGCTCCTCAAAACCTTACTGCCGAAACAGTTTCCAATGATGTATATCTCTCCTGGGAAATGCCGGGAACAGAAAATATTCGCTCTACTAAAAGATCAAAGAATCAAGCTACCGAAAATCGTGAATTTGATAATTATCGAATTTACCGAAACGGTGTTATGATAGAGGAAACTGGACCGATTACAAATACCGAGTTTATCGATGTGGGATTGAATCATGGGAATTACACATATTACGTTACCGCTTATTATGTAGAAGGAGAATCAGCTCCCTCTAACGAAGTAGAAGTTGATGTTGTTTTATCTCCGCCTTCTAATGTTACATATCAAATTACAGCTCCAATGATGGTTTTATTTCAATGGGATCCTCCCGAAGACACAAGTAGAAGCTTCAGTCATTATAGAGTTTATAAGGATTCGGAACTTGTTGCAGATAATTTGCTGCAGACATTTTATTTTGACAACTATGTTACTCCAGGACTCCACGTATACGGAATTTCAGCTGTTTATGACAATTATGAATCGGCTTGTGTTATACTGCAGGTCAATATGACAGAAGCAGGAAATCAATTGATTCCAGCAAAAACAGAATTGGTTGGAAATAGTCCAAATCCTTTCAATCCAGCAACCGACATTGAGTTTACATTAAACAAAGAAACTCTTACTTCAATTGACATTTATAATTTGAAAGGTGAGAAGGTAAAGACACTTCTTCATGAAATACTGCCAGCAGCAAATCATTCCATTACCTGGAATGGAAAAGACGATAACAGCAAAACAGTATCTTCAGGAATTTATTTTTACAACATGAAAGCGGGAGAATATTCTGCAACTAAGAAAATGATAATGCTGAGATAAAAGTCGAGTTTAATAATCTAAAAAAGTCCCGTAATTTTTGCGGGACTTTTTTTGGATATTGACAAATTAACTTTTTTATGCAAAGCTGAAATCAAAAGAGATATAGGAAAGATCATGTTACAATTTATAAAAGATATTGCGCGTGAAGCCGGTGATATTATTTACAAAGCTTTTTACAAACCGGAAACCAATATAATCCACAAAGGCGAGATCGATCTTGTTACAGAAATTGACTTGAAATGTGAGTATTATCTGATTGGTAAAATTCGAGAGAATTATCCAGATGATTGCATCATCACCGAAGAACAGGAAACTATCAATCCAGATTCAAACCGCAAGTGGATCATCGATCCACTGGATGGAACTACTAACTTTTCGCATCGTTTTCCCTTTTGTGCTGTTTCGATTGGTCTTGAGATCGATGGAGAAATGCGATACGGAGTTGTAAATGCACCAATTATTAAAGAACTTTTCTGGGCCGAAAAAGGCAAAGGTGCATTTCTCAATTTCATGCAAATCCATGTTTCCAAAACTGACCAAATCTCCAACTGCCTTGTTGCGACTGGCTTTCCTTACGATCGTTGGCAAAATGCAGATTTCTATATAAAAGAATTCCTGGCTTTTACCAAAAGTACGCAAGGAGTTCGTCGTGCCGGCGCTGCAGCAATTGATCTTTGTTACGTTGCCTGCGGCAAGCTGGATGGTTTTTTTGAGCGAAAACTGAAACCGTGGGATATGGCAGCCGGCAGTTTGATCATAACAGAAGCTGGCGGGAAAATCACTCAGTTCAACGGATCAAAATGGCATCATTCCGAGCAAACAATATTAGCTTCCAACGGAATTATTCATGATGAGATGGTGGAGATATTGGGGAAGGCGCATATATAAAAAACTCCCAGAAAATTTTAAATCTGGAAGTTTTTTTTATAACTTCTGATTTTATAGCAAGTTCAATAAACAAAATTCTTAAATTTGAGTATCCCCGAGGTAAAGTATCGAGGAACTATTTCATCAAAATCATCTTCTTTGTTTGGGTAAATTTACCTGCTTTGATCTTATAAAAATAAACTCCGCTGGAAACTGAGTTTCCTGAATCATCCTTACCATTCCAAACTACAGAATAGCTTTTGTTTCCCGCTTGTGTCATCCTTAGCGAAATCGAAGGACGGGGATCAAATGATTCAAAACTGCTGTATCCTTCGACTCCGCTCAGGATGACAGGAATTGTTTTCACTTTTTGACCTTTAAGATTATAAATTTCTATTTGTGATGATTCGGGCAAATTCGTGGTTTCAAATGAAATTGTTGTACTGGGATTGAAAGGATTCGGGTAATTTTGAAAAAGTTTCATGGGAGATTCCAGCAAAGTTTCCTGTGAACTAACTGCTGGTAATTGGATTTCA from Candidatus Cloacimonadota bacterium carries:
- a CDS encoding efflux RND transporter periplasmic adaptor subunit, yielding MIRIKWIIAFSLIVLFLASCGKPAGNGQFNREVKENAIIVMVQDMQPRDLDKYIRITGKLEGFTDVNLLSESNGKVIEIFKNLGDWVNKGDAIGRLDNSDVKNQLKQAEAQLLSAEASLESATINFNVSKNLYDKEMISESEFLQSKSSLKSAQANYNGLKASVEMARKSLENSEFTSPVSGYIAELNLEIGEMVSMGMQIAGIVNSKQLILKTGISEADIPYVKKGDTVTILYSGNKYNGKVTGVGIRPKTEGNNYPIEVLLSNTDKKLFPGMVVEGRIFSSTFENVLYTSIENLREKYDQQFVYVINADNRAEHKIVEIGEKVSNNVIITSGLEVGDKLVIDGIDSLTENALVEVRSGFSN
- a CDS encoding PadR family transcriptional regulator encodes the protein MSRVDLVVLGLLKHQPMHGYKIVSFFEKRGLTLWTRVKTASVYKALQRLEKHGFIVGKKKQEDNNPPKKVFTITASGKKKFMEILRYYLFQEDVRNSPMDFWNAVRFIRKNISRDEFIRALDNHEKCLNEHVQMMKKKHHKNLSKKNMDNLPFYAKIMMNKMKKIFEMEINTISEMRKAALKPENQNDFAEEE
- a CDS encoding TolC family protein is translated as MKIILNIILLVSFVSLSALSLEEAKQIALQNSPELLAAEQSKKASKTNLWSSYLSIAPSATISGSYTYFDETQNNFGSDYDASINYSLIVNQPIFNGGKVWLGASISKDAHKMSQQSFQNSYLQTIVDVKTKYFAVLKNRDLLKIAKLNLQNSQTNVKIAQAKYEAGSISKSELLQLQAEQATKEVNLLQMQMLYENSLLDLMNFLQMDDVDEIEEVAKTDYESELEILKDQDMNDLENLVQKILQKGLESNPTLNIARIGVNTNRKSMWVSGGNFLPSLNLQYLKRWDKYDFENDLNENSGQLSLNFSVPIFPLVDNGLDVATSRYQLKQSIFELKSLENSMELAIKSSVLNLVASAKTLHSTDISLEYSRQTYEQMKERFSNGQISANELLSAEIMYNSAQNQAAQSFYDYLTAKATLLQQMGTDNEEVLNKFIENI
- a CDS encoding efflux RND transporter permease subunit, which produces MSLAKFSVENGVLINMIMIIVFILGVMTLINMPKEEAPAVDFGAFYIMVSYRGVSPAEMEELVVKKIEDEISDLQDVDYITSTASEGRAIVYIQMDANADIDDAWDNLNTEMDKLNDLPADADDPYLLQLKMREVNEMCTVALGGDLSDNALRELADDFKEEVLDVDYVSKVEIAGTRDRQIWIDTNIQKLSQYGLTLNDLSTAVRMRNLNAPGGSIKVGYADFLIRTMGEFDNIDQISELVVTADRGGGVVRIGDVATVRDTLEEAQTISKLNTEKAVTVEVYKKADGNIISVMKDIREEAKEFEKRVDGLNVEVRNDGSIRVRNSVNTLGNNAIMGIILVFIVLWFFIGWKNALFAAWGIPFSFLLAFILMNQLDVTLNNLTLFGLILVLGMIVDDAIIVLENIHRYREMGLSTKEAAIKGTKEISWPVVAAVATTIAAFFPLMLLEGTIGKFFRYFPIVVSLALFGSLFESLIILPSHVVDLGGKKFHKKKNKTGKFYEWLVKKYQRNVKKALKYRGRTILILFTAMALAGLAVRLGLVKFQFFSSRLPQTLVINLETPPGTSLDKTDEVVTKIENFILDMPEKEDVDAVVTTIGKYRENFNDQYDTKNAEIKIDLVELDDIKFSHNQIKNRIRKYVDSLPELYTYTFKEGGRGGPPAGADIEIRVKGEDMTRLEEIGAYIISELEKIPGTADLETSFSEGKKEIRINPKHDKMALYGLNVQSISSLVGYASFGGYISKYRGTGMDEYDIVLRVKEEQIDKLEDLENLPIRTMNGDVIALKELADMEITTGYSQIQHRDRKRIITISGSVTSYEENGVKKMQTPDNVTNIMRGNKRLNLEGVLKDFSTRFPGYQVEFGGQAEQQSRTSSSLNFAFIVAILLVFTILATQFKSTVQPLIVMFTIPFALIGVIFGLVVTGLPFSMMTMISVVALAGVVVNDALVLVDFVNRQRAEGVDRWNSLINAGSIRLRPIIMTTVTTIAGFMPIILSTSSTTSDYKPMAVSIAFGLAFATVLTLFVIPVLYSLVDSLFGKLGMTRFKSHARYEDCVDCE
- a CDS encoding cold shock domain-containing protein, giving the protein MRGTVKWFNDAKGYGFVLDEKGKEYFVHWKAIYTVENERKFLRDGEAVEFDIAATDKGDQAINVVRLN